A portion of the Streptomyces sp. NBC_01335 genome contains these proteins:
- a CDS encoding TIGR04282 family arsenosugar biosynthesis glycosyltransferase has protein sequence MTTLLVMAKEPRPGRVKTRLTPTFTPEEAAGLAEAALADTLLAVAATSASRRVLVLDGAPGPWLPPGFDVVPQCGGGLDERLARAFAHCDGPALLIGMDTPQVTPHLLDVDFTECDAYFGPAEDGGFWALGLSRPDPDLLRGVPMSTSRTGAVQRQRLVAAGLRVRDLPALRDVDLAADAHAVAALAPHSRFAARLARRTTGEDGR, from the coding sequence GTGACCACACTCCTCGTGATGGCCAAGGAACCACGGCCGGGCCGCGTGAAGACGCGGCTCACGCCGACCTTCACCCCCGAGGAAGCGGCGGGACTCGCGGAGGCAGCGCTCGCCGACACCCTTCTCGCGGTGGCCGCGACGTCCGCGTCTCGGCGGGTACTCGTCCTCGACGGTGCCCCGGGACCCTGGCTGCCTCCCGGGTTCGACGTGGTTCCGCAGTGCGGCGGTGGCCTGGACGAGCGGCTGGCGCGGGCGTTCGCGCACTGCGACGGACCGGCCCTGCTCATCGGCATGGACACCCCTCAAGTGACACCGCACTTGCTCGACGTGGACTTCACCGAGTGCGACGCGTACTTCGGTCCGGCCGAGGACGGCGGATTCTGGGCTCTCGGCCTGTCCCGCCCCGATCCTGATCTGCTGCGGGGCGTGCCCATGTCGACGTCGCGGACAGGCGCCGTGCAGCGGCAACGACTGGTCGCGGCCGGCCTGCGGGTACGCGACCTCCCGGCCCTCCGGGACGTCGACCTCGCGGCCGACGCCCACGCGGTGGCCGCCCTGGCGCCGCACAGCCGTTTCGCGGCGCGGCTTGCCCGCCGCACGACGGGAGAGGACGGC